CCGGCAGCCCCTACGAAACCTGGCAGACCCTGGCCTGGGCCGGCGCGCTGGTCCTGACCGTGTTCGTCCTGCTTGTCAGCCTCGGCGCGCGCTTCTTCCTGCTGCGCAACCGGATCTCCAATGACTGATCTCTCGATGGATCCCACCATGAACGATGTGCAGCACGCCTCGCCCGCCCCGCGCCTGACCCCGGTCACCACCGAGCGCGGCGCGCTGCCGCCGGCCGAGGTCAAGCTCGAAGCCCGCGGCCTGGACTTCTACTACGGCAACTTCCACGCGCTCAAGGGCATCAACCTGCAGATCCCGGAGAAGCGCGTGACCGCGCTGATCGGTCCCTCGGGCTGCGGCAAGTCCACGCTGCTGCGCATCTTCAACCGCATCTACGCGCTCTATCCCAAGCTGCGCGCCACCGGCGAGGTGCTGCTGGACGGCGAGGACATCCTCTCGCCCAGGTATCCGATGAACCGCCTGCGCAGCAAGGTCGGCATGGTGTTCCAGAAGCCGGTGCCGTTCCCGATGACCATCTTCGAGAACGTCGCCTACGGCATCCGCCACCACGAGAAGCTGTCCAAGGCCGACATGAACGATCGCGTCGAGCAGGCCCTGCGCCAGGGTGCGCTGTGGGACGAGGTGAAGGACAAGCTGGGCCAGAGCGCGCTCGGGCTGTCCGGTGGCCAGCAGCAGCGCCTGTGCATCGCCCGCGCCGTGGCGCTGCGTCCCAGCGTGCTGCTGCTGGACGAGCCGACCTCGGCGCTGGACCCGATCTCCACCAGCCGCATCGAGCAGCTGGTCGAAGAGCTCAAGCAGGACTACACCATCGCCATCGTCACCCACAACATGCAGCAGGCCGCGCGCGTGAGCGACTACACCGCCTTCATGTACCTGGGCGATCTGATCGAACACGATGCCACCTCGATCATCTTCTCGCGTCCGTCCAAGCAGCAGACCGAGGACTACATCACCGGGCGGTTCGGTTGAAGCCAGGAGCGAGACGCGAGGAACGGGTCGACGCGGGGATGTGC
The window above is part of the Pseudoxanthomonas sp. X-1 genome. Proteins encoded here:
- the pstB gene encoding phosphate ABC transporter ATP-binding protein PstB; this encodes MNDVQHASPAPRLTPVTTERGALPPAEVKLEARGLDFYYGNFHALKGINLQIPEKRVTALIGPSGCGKSTLLRIFNRIYALYPKLRATGEVLLDGEDILSPRYPMNRLRSKVGMVFQKPVPFPMTIFENVAYGIRHHEKLSKADMNDRVEQALRQGALWDEVKDKLGQSALGLSGGQQQRLCIARAVALRPSVLLLDEPTSALDPISTSRIEQLVEELKQDYTIAIVTHNMQQAARVSDYTAFMYLGDLIEHDATSIIFSRPSKQQTEDYITGRFG